One part of the Alistipes onderdonkii genome encodes these proteins:
- a CDS encoding uracil-DNA glycosylase family protein: protein MNSELHPLEPFLPANARVLMLGSFPPKRIRWSMDFFYPNLQNDMWRIVGYLATGDKSHFLMPGGRKFDKERIEAFCCCRGIALYDTAVEVIRLKDNASDNFLQVVREVDLASLLARIPACRTLVTTGQKATDTLRAITGCDEPAVGQCVGFEYAGRDMRLWRMPSSSRAYPRPVEWKAEFYRKVFEINEIL, encoded by the coding sequence ATGAATAGCGAACTGCATCCCCTCGAACCTTTCCTGCCGGCCAATGCCCGGGTGCTGATGCTGGGCAGCTTCCCGCCCAAGCGCATCCGCTGGTCGATGGATTTCTTCTACCCGAACCTGCAAAACGACATGTGGCGGATCGTGGGCTACCTTGCCACTGGCGACAAGTCGCATTTCCTGATGCCCGGCGGCCGGAAATTCGACAAGGAGCGCATCGAGGCCTTCTGCTGCTGCCGCGGGATCGCACTCTACGACACGGCGGTCGAAGTCATCCGGCTGAAAGACAATGCGTCGGATAATTTTCTTCAAGTCGTGCGCGAGGTGGATCTCGCCTCCCTGCTGGCGCGTATCCCTGCCTGCCGCACCCTCGTCACCACCGGCCAGAAAGCCACCGATACGCTGCGTGCGATCACGGGGTGCGACGAACCGGCCGTAGGCCAGTGCGTCGGGTTCGAATATGCCGGGCGGGACATGCGGCTGTGGCGCATGCCCTCCTCGTCGCGGGCCTATCCGCGGCCTGTGGAGTGGAAGGCCGAATTTTACCGAAAAGTATTCGAAATAAATGAAATTCTGTAA
- the mutS gene encoding DNA mismatch repair protein MutS, which produces MKQYYSIKAVHPDAILLFRVGDFYETFGEDAIKASGILGITLTRRANGSATYVELAGFPYHAIDTYLPKLVRAGERVAICEQLEDPKQVRGLVKRGVIELVTPGIVLGDNILANKENAFLASVYFGRQTTGVAFLDISTGEFYVAEGSDNYVDKLISNLAPKEIIYQRGYEDRFSTAFGSKHYTYRLDEWVFSEEVNREKLCKQFTTTSLKGFGVDHFTSGISAAGAILYYLEFTEHRDIAHIRSISRIDQDDYVWVDKFTIRNLELFSSNGGREKCSFADVIDRTLTPMGGRLLKRWIAMPVKDTVQINERLDVVGHFIEDADLADTVREQVALVGDMERIASRIAAARVTPRELVQLKNSLFAVELLKAALESTDDDRLHALAAQIDLMTGVRDRIAREIYPDPLNNQIQKGGVIADGVDPELDDLRRIALHGKDYLARIQQRESETTGIPSLKISYNNVFGYYIEVRNAHKDKVPQTWIRKQTLANAERYITEELKEYEEKILGAEEKMLVIEQRIYADIIACISRSLAVLLRDAAVVARVDCLQSFARIACERRYVRPVLDDGKRIDIRQGRHPVIETLMPVGEEYIPNDVLLDDKEQQIMMITGPNMSGKSALLRQTALIILMAQMGSFVPAKSAHIGVVDKIFTRVGASDNISQGESTFMVEMLESASILNNISDRSIVLLDEIGRGTSTYDGISIAWAMVEYLHNHPTAHAKTLFATHYHELNEMEQMCPRVKNYHVSVKELGNQIVFLRKLERGGTEHSFGIHVARMAGMPMSVVSRADEILRNLELVYGNNEIVPSRSLKSRGKKPSPSVREAAEAGAPQNMQLSMFQLDDPVLVQIRDQIKGLDINSLTPIEALNKLNEIKKITGI; this is translated from the coding sequence ATGAAGCAATATTATTCGATCAAGGCGGTGCATCCCGATGCCATCCTGCTCTTCCGGGTAGGGGATTTTTACGAAACCTTCGGCGAGGACGCGATCAAGGCCAGCGGCATACTCGGCATTACGCTCACGCGGCGGGCCAACGGTTCGGCAACCTACGTCGAACTGGCGGGGTTCCCCTACCATGCCATCGACACCTACCTGCCCAAGCTGGTGCGGGCGGGCGAGCGCGTAGCCATCTGCGAGCAGCTGGAAGACCCCAAGCAGGTGCGGGGGCTGGTCAAGCGCGGCGTCATCGAACTGGTCACCCCGGGCATCGTGCTGGGCGACAATATCCTGGCCAACAAGGAAAACGCTTTCCTCGCTTCGGTCTACTTCGGCCGGCAGACGACCGGTGTGGCGTTCCTCGACATTTCGACGGGCGAGTTCTACGTGGCTGAAGGCTCCGACAACTACGTCGACAAGCTCATTTCGAACCTCGCACCCAAGGAGATCATCTACCAGCGCGGTTACGAAGACCGCTTCTCCACCGCTTTCGGGTCGAAGCATTACACCTACCGGCTCGACGAATGGGTCTTCTCGGAGGAGGTCAACCGTGAAAAACTCTGCAAGCAGTTCACGACCACGTCGCTCAAGGGTTTCGGCGTCGACCATTTCACCAGCGGCATATCCGCCGCCGGCGCCATCCTCTACTACCTCGAATTCACCGAGCACCGCGACATCGCCCATATCCGTTCGATTTCGCGTATCGACCAGGACGACTACGTGTGGGTCGACAAATTCACGATCCGCAACCTCGAGCTGTTCTCGTCGAACGGGGGGCGCGAGAAGTGCAGCTTCGCCGATGTCATCGACCGCACGCTCACCCCCATGGGCGGCCGCCTGCTCAAACGGTGGATCGCCATGCCTGTCAAGGATACCGTGCAGATCAACGAACGGCTGGACGTAGTCGGGCATTTCATCGAGGATGCCGACCTGGCCGACACCGTGCGCGAGCAGGTGGCGCTGGTGGGCGACATGGAGCGTATTGCGTCGCGTATCGCCGCGGCGCGGGTGACGCCCCGGGAACTGGTGCAGCTCAAGAATTCGCTCTTTGCGGTCGAATTGCTCAAGGCGGCGCTCGAATCCACGGACGATGACCGTCTGCATGCGCTGGCGGCGCAGATCGACCTGATGACCGGCGTGCGCGACCGCATCGCACGGGAGATATACCCCGATCCGCTCAACAACCAGATCCAGAAGGGCGGCGTTATCGCCGACGGCGTGGATCCCGAGCTGGACGACCTGCGCCGCATCGCGCTCCATGGCAAGGATTACCTGGCACGCATCCAGCAGCGCGAGAGCGAGACGACGGGCATCCCGTCGCTCAAGATCAGCTACAACAACGTCTTCGGCTACTATATCGAAGTGCGCAACGCCCATAAGGACAAGGTGCCCCAGACCTGGATCCGCAAGCAGACCCTCGCCAATGCCGAACGCTACATCACCGAGGAGCTGAAGGAATACGAGGAGAAGATCCTCGGCGCCGAGGAGAAGATGCTGGTGATCGAACAGCGCATCTATGCCGACATCATCGCCTGCATCAGCCGTTCGCTCGCCGTGCTGCTGCGCGACGCCGCTGTCGTGGCGCGTGTCGATTGCCTGCAATCCTTCGCCCGCATCGCCTGCGAACGCCGCTATGTCCGCCCCGTGCTCGACGACGGCAAGCGCATCGACATCCGCCAGGGACGCCATCCCGTCATCGAGACGCTCATGCCCGTAGGGGAGGAGTATATCCCCAACGACGTGTTGCTCGACGACAAGGAACAGCAGATCATGATGATCACCGGCCCCAACATGTCGGGTAAGTCGGCCCTGCTGCGGCAGACGGCGCTCATCATCCTGATGGCGCAGATGGGATCCTTCGTCCCCGCCAAATCGGCGCATATCGGTGTGGTGGACAAGATATTCACGCGCGTCGGGGCGTCGGACAACATCTCGCAGGGCGAATCGACCTTCATGGTCGAGATGCTCGAATCGGCCAGCATCCTCAATAACATCTCCGACCGCAGCATCGTCCTGCTGGACGAAATCGGTCGCGGCACGAGCACCTACGACGGTATTTCCATTGCCTGGGCGATGGTCGAGTACCTGCACAACCACCCGACGGCGCACGCCAAGACGCTCTTCGCCACACACTACCACGAGCTGAACGAAATGGAGCAGATGTGCCCCCGCGTGAAGAACTACCATGTGAGCGTCAAGGAGCTGGGCAACCAGATCGTCTTCCTGCGCAAGCTCGAACGCGGCGGTACGGAGCACTCGTTCGGTATCCACGTGGCTCGCATGGCCGGCATGCCGATGTCGGTGGTGTCGCGTGCCGACGAGATCCTGCGCAACCTCGAACTCGTCTACGGCAACAACGAGATCGTACCGAGCCGCAGCCTCAAAAGCCGCGGCAAGAAACCGTCGCCGTCGGTCAGGGAGGCTGCCGAGGCCGGTGCCCCGCAGAACATGCAGTTGTCGATGTTCCAGCTGGACGATCCGGTGCTGGTGCAGATCCGCGACCAGATCAAGGGGCTGGACATCAATTCGCTGACACCTATCGAAGCACTCAACAAACTCAATGAAATCAAAAAGATAACCGGTATATGA
- a CDS encoding C13 family peptidase produces MKKPSVNLLLKLIFMRLFRPFVLAALTGLLLAGCSKKKSETPPPLLSLNPAETRFFPTSGTYSFEVETNQKSWEVRSDQEWCAVTPDYAGGSFSVELSGAPAPAHAAVTVQAGAAAPVTIDFASLQDFDKNSQRSYPPREESYALIVAASSGWENYRHQAGAYLMYQMLKSNGLDDDHILLVSEDDIARHSMNPTPGRILPPEGEGNLYENVIVDYKLSEVGLSGLLETLTTGTSFRPGVYDNLFVYWAGRGTPEGPKWLDETLHAFEVADFFKALSARQTFRKLLLVLETDYGGVVGRACEETKIPGMLCFAAADGETSKGGIRTDAGGKIPLSNSFTDTFYELVSSPASISIYELYRDICRTMPYYTNVGVYNANNFGNLYTGAISEFLNP; encoded by the coding sequence GTGAAAAAACCGAGTGTTAACCTATTATTAAAATTGATTTTTATGCGACTGTTCCGACCTTTCGTTCTTGCGGCATTGACAGGCCTGCTTTTGGCAGGATGTTCGAAAAAGAAATCCGAAACGCCCCCCCCCTTGCTTTCATTGAATCCTGCTGAGACGAGGTTTTTTCCCACCTCCGGAACCTATTCTTTCGAGGTGGAGACCAATCAGAAATCCTGGGAGGTGCGGAGCGACCAGGAGTGGTGTGCCGTGACGCCGGATTATGCCGGCGGCAGTTTTTCCGTCGAATTGAGCGGAGCCCCAGCCCCTGCGCACGCCGCCGTGACGGTTCAGGCCGGAGCGGCAGCTCCGGTGACGATAGACTTCGCCAGCTTGCAGGATTTCGACAAAAATAGCCAGCGTTCGTATCCGCCCAGAGAAGAGTCTTATGCGCTGATTGTCGCCGCCTCGTCGGGCTGGGAGAACTACCGCCATCAGGCCGGGGCGTATCTCATGTATCAGATGCTGAAAAGCAACGGCCTGGACGACGACCATATCCTGCTCGTTTCCGAGGACGACATCGCCCGTCATTCGATGAACCCGACACCGGGGCGCATCCTGCCGCCGGAGGGGGAGGGGAATCTGTATGAAAACGTGATAGTGGATTATAAACTCTCGGAAGTCGGACTCTCCGGGTTGTTGGAAACCCTGACCACGGGAACTTCATTTCGGCCGGGTGTGTACGACAACCTGTTCGTCTATTGGGCGGGCAGGGGTACTCCGGAAGGGCCGAAGTGGCTCGACGAGACGCTTCACGCTTTCGAAGTGGCTGACTTTTTCAAGGCATTGAGTGCGCGACAAACTTTCCGGAAGCTCCTGCTCGTACTGGAAACCGATTACGGCGGGGTTGTGGGCAGGGCCTGCGAGGAGACGAAGATTCCGGGAATGCTCTGCTTTGCGGCTGCCGACGGCGAGACCTCCAAAGGCGGCATCCGAACCGATGCAGGCGGGAAAATACCTCTCTCCAACAGTTTTACGGACACATTTTATGAACTGGTTTCCTCGCCGGCGTCAATTTCAATATATGAACTGTATCGTGATATTTGCCGTACCATGCCTTACTATACGAATGTCGGCGTCTACAATGCCAATAATTTCGGCAATTTGTATACTGGAGCCATCTCTGAATTTTTGAATCCCTGA
- the udk gene encoding uridine kinase, translating into MNVTVIGVAGGTGSGKSTLVKRLQEAFVGDDVVTLCHDYYYKAHPELTYEERTKLNYDHPQAFDTQMLVDHIKALKDNVPIEHPVYSFVDHDRTAETVCVKPSKVIIVDGILIFENKELRDMMDIKVYVDTDADIRLARRILRDVCERGRTMQSVITQYTSTVKPMHDEFVEPSKRYADVIIPEGGFNSVAVAMLIQNISSLIQSNK; encoded by the coding sequence ATGAATGTTACCGTAATCGGAGTCGCCGGGGGAACCGGCTCGGGAAAGTCCACGCTCGTCAAACGCCTGCAAGAGGCCTTCGTAGGCGACGACGTCGTGACGCTCTGCCACGACTACTATTACAAGGCGCACCCCGAGCTGACCTACGAGGAACGCACGAAACTCAATTACGACCATCCGCAGGCGTTCGACACGCAGATGCTGGTCGACCACATCAAGGCGCTGAAGGACAACGTCCCCATCGAGCACCCGGTCTACTCGTTCGTCGACCACGACCGTACGGCGGAAACCGTGTGCGTGAAGCCTTCGAAGGTAATCATCGTCGACGGCATCCTGATCTTCGAAAACAAGGAGCTGCGCGACATGATGGACATCAAGGTCTATGTGGACACGGACGCCGACATACGCCTGGCGCGCCGTATCCTGCGCGACGTCTGCGAGCGCGGGCGTACGATGCAGTCGGTCATCACGCAATACACCTCGACCGTGAAGCCGATGCACGACGAGTTCGTCGAACCCTCGAAGCGTTATGCCGATGTCATCATCCCCGAGGGCGGTTTCAACTCGGTGGCCGTAGCGATGCTGATCCAGAACATCAGTTCGCTGATCCAGAGCAACAAATAG
- the gyrB gene encoding DNA topoisomerase (ATP-hydrolyzing) subunit B: protein MSTELENVKKQEEEYSASNIQVLEGLEAVRKRPAMYIGDIGEKGLHHLVYEVVDNSIDEALAGYCTDIDVTINEDNSITVRDNGRGIPTDYHEKEGKSALEVVLTVLHAGGKFDKGSYKVSGGLHGVGVSCVNALSTLLIAEIRSRDGKVYRQTYSKGAPTSQVEVIGECSDRGTTITFKPDESIFTLTTEYKYDILANRLRELAFLNKGIRLNLYDKRKDDEGKTREDHFYSEEGLKEFVQYLDATRGTPIIDQIIYLDTERNGVPVEVAMQYNDSFSENVHSYVNNINTIEGGTHLTGFRRALTRTLKKYAEDSGMLAKLKFDINGDDFREGLTAVVSVKVQEPQFEGQTKTKLGNDEVSAAVDQAMSAALGHYLEENPKDAKAIVSKVILAATARHAARHAREMVQRKTVLSGAGLPGKLADCSSRDRSIAEIFFVEGDSAGGTAKSGRDRNFQAIMPLRGKILNIEKAQEHRMWENEEIKNMFTALGVTIGTEEDSKALNLEKLRYDKIIIMTDADVDGSHIATLMLTFFFRKMKELIENGHVYIATPPLYLVKKGKQERYCWTEKERDTITAEFGKGAHVQRYKGLGEMNAHQLWETTMNPDTRILRQVNIENAAEADRIFSMLMGDEVPPRREFIEKNAHYANIDA from the coding sequence ATGAGTACCGAATTAGAAAACGTAAAAAAGCAAGAAGAAGAATATTCCGCTTCGAATATCCAGGTTCTCGAAGGGCTTGAGGCGGTGCGCAAGCGCCCCGCCATGTATATCGGCGACATAGGTGAGAAGGGTCTGCACCATCTGGTCTACGAGGTGGTCGACAACTCGATCGACGAGGCGCTGGCGGGCTATTGCACCGACATCGACGTGACGATCAACGAGGACAACTCCATCACCGTACGCGACAACGGCCGCGGCATCCCGACCGACTACCACGAAAAGGAGGGCAAATCGGCACTCGAAGTCGTGCTTACGGTGCTCCATGCGGGCGGTAAGTTCGACAAAGGCAGCTACAAGGTTTCGGGCGGCCTGCACGGCGTGGGCGTATCGTGCGTGAACGCGCTTTCGACACTGCTGATCGCCGAGATCCGCAGCCGCGACGGCAAGGTATACCGCCAGACGTACAGCAAGGGCGCCCCCACGTCGCAGGTCGAGGTCATCGGCGAATGCTCCGACCGCGGCACCACCATCACGTTCAAACCCGACGAGAGCATCTTCACGCTCACGACGGAATACAAATACGACATCCTGGCCAACCGCCTGCGCGAACTGGCATTCCTGAACAAGGGCATCCGCCTGAACCTCTACGACAAGCGCAAGGACGACGAAGGCAAGACCCGCGAAGACCACTTCTATTCGGAAGAGGGCCTCAAGGAGTTCGTCCAGTACCTCGACGCCACGCGCGGCACGCCGATCATCGACCAGATCATCTACCTCGACACCGAAAGGAACGGCGTCCCGGTCGAGGTGGCCATGCAGTACAACGACTCGTTCTCGGAGAACGTGCACTCCTATGTTAATAACATCAACACCATCGAGGGCGGTACGCACCTGACGGGCTTCCGCCGCGCGCTGACCCGCACGCTCAAGAAATACGCCGAGGATTCGGGCATGCTCGCCAAGCTGAAGTTCGACATCAACGGCGACGACTTCCGCGAGGGCCTCACGGCCGTGGTTTCGGTGAAGGTGCAGGAACCGCAGTTCGAGGGCCAGACCAAGACCAAGCTGGGCAACGACGAGGTCTCGGCTGCCGTAGATCAGGCGATGTCCGCCGCCCTGGGGCACTATCTGGAGGAGAACCCCAAGGATGCCAAGGCCATCGTTTCGAAAGTCATCCTGGCCGCAACGGCACGCCATGCGGCACGCCACGCCCGTGAGATGGTGCAGCGAAAGACCGTGCTTTCGGGAGCCGGGCTCCCCGGCAAACTGGCCGACTGTTCGAGCCGCGACCGTTCGATCGCCGAAATCTTCTTCGTCGAGGGTGACTCGGCAGGCGGCACGGCCAAATCGGGCCGCGACCGTAATTTCCAGGCCATCATGCCGCTGCGCGGTAAGATCCTGAACATCGAAAAGGCGCAGGAGCACCGCATGTGGGAGAACGAGGAGATCAAGAACATGTTCACGGCGCTGGGCGTGACGATCGGCACCGAGGAGGACAGCAAGGCGCTCAACCTGGAGAAACTCCGCTACGACAAGATCATCATCATGACCGATGCCGACGTCGACGGCAGCCACATCGCGACGCTGATGCTGACGTTCTTCTTCCGCAAGATGAAGGAGCTGATCGAGAACGGCCACGTCTACATCGCCACCCCGCCCCTCTACCTCGTGAAGAAAGGCAAGCAGGAGCGCTATTGCTGGACGGAGAAGGAACGCGACACCATCACCGCCGAATTCGGCAAGGGGGCGCACGTGCAGCGTTACAAAGGTCTCGGTGAGATGAACGCCCACCAGTTGTGGGAAACGACGATGAACCCCGACACGCGCATCCTGCGCCAGGTGAACATCGAAAACGCCGCCGAGGCAGACCGCATCTTCTCGATGCTGATGGGCGACGAAGTGCCGCCCCGACGCGAATTCATCGAGAAAAACGCGCATTACGCAAATATCGACGCATAA
- a CDS encoding cell division ATP-binding protein FtsE yields MSEKYVVRLKNAAIYHADNPFGSTSAEKLMRRGEMVLSDVNLCVAPGEFVYLIGRVGSGKSTLLKTLYAEVQLLTGEGRVAGYDLRRLRRRDIPHLRRRIGIVFQDYQLLTDRNVFMNLYYVMKATGWKREDEIRERIDQVLKLVDLGAKSYKMPFELSGGEQQRLVIARAILNNPQVLLADEPTGNLDPVTAEGIMQLFQEIAGRGCAVVMSTHNTALIENYPARAILFAQGHIREVDLKAELG; encoded by the coding sequence ATGAGCGAAAAATATGTCGTAAGGCTGAAAAACGCAGCCATCTACCATGCGGACAACCCGTTCGGCAGCACCTCGGCCGAGAAGCTGATGCGCCGGGGCGAGATGGTGCTGTCGGATGTGAACCTGTGCGTGGCTCCGGGCGAATTCGTTTACCTGATCGGGCGCGTCGGCAGCGGCAAGAGCACCCTGCTCAAAACCCTGTACGCCGAGGTGCAGCTGCTCACCGGCGAAGGGCGGGTGGCAGGCTATGACCTGCGCAGGCTCAGGCGCCGCGACATCCCCCACCTCCGCCGCCGGATCGGCATCGTATTCCAGGACTACCAGCTGCTCACCGACCGCAACGTCTTCATGAACCTCTATTACGTGATGAAAGCCACGGGATGGAAGCGCGAAGACGAGATCCGGGAGCGGATCGACCAGGTGCTCAAGCTCGTAGACCTCGGGGCCAAAAGCTACAAAATGCCGTTCGAACTCTCGGGGGGCGAGCAGCAGCGGCTGGTCATCGCCCGCGCGATCCTGAACAACCCGCAGGTGCTGCTGGCCGACGAACCGACAGGCAACCTCGACCCCGTGACGGCCGAAGGCATCATGCAGCTTTTCCAGGAGATCGCCGGCCGCGGCTGTGCCGTGGTCATGTCCACGCACAACACCGCCCTGATCGAGAACTACCCTGCGCGCGCCATCCTCTTTGCGCAGGGCCATATCCGCGAGGTCGACCTCAAGGCGGAACTCGGGTAG
- a CDS encoding ATP-binding protein: MKENEILREIMRDAKIGWWQADRNRRVFHISEGLRDLLGVCSCEVTYEEFGKMITPAYREYALASIGVRGGAERLYPLQGAEGEIWCYWKLLREEVADDGGMLLTGYFRVVDPPSEVVNSQEKQRINDLLFRLNSISQTLLSLLKVDDLDAVVNKILADVLTMFDGGRAYIIESDPEHRLYNCTYEVTAENVTGEQELVSGISMDEVPWWTQRIANGQPVIISSLDELPDEAFREREVLAMQDIKSLIAVPLLSRDKVWGYAGIDIVNRPRIWTGEDYQWFSSLINIISLCIELQRSEREAQSERKYLQSLYHHMPLGYAQLRVIRDRQGKPVDLLVLDTNYTADKIMGAKRETYIGRRISELGLDMEQYLETFAEVLRSNGFIERDSFYEISKRWIHSILYTTRPDEVISLFSDTTEMRNAHEALFNSEKMLRNIFDNVQVGVELYDKEGYLVDINTKDLDIFGIEAKEDVLGVNFFENPIVPGEIARNVRNGLEQSFRLDYPFDRLGGYYPSRKKGSVQIYTKVTMLYGMSGELVNFLVLNIDNTEINEAHNRLEEFESSFSLVSRFGKVGYARFDLVTRDGYAVPQWYHNLGEESDTPMTQVIGIYNHVNPEDREAVFREIGRVKANESNGFTLDLRVGLRDGKNGWTRVNVVRNPLNTDPSKIEMVCVNFDVTELKQTEKSLIEAKNKAEVSDRLKSAFLANMSHEIRTPLNAIVGFSNLLAETDEIGERREYMQVVEENNDLLLKLISDILDLSKIEAGTFEFNYGMVDVNRMCEEAVRSLRLKVQDRPVELLFGDHEEQCRIVGDKNRLMQVITNFINNAVKFTEQGSITLGYRREAGDLLFYVEDTGKGISEEHLRTVFDRFVKLNSFAQGTGLGLSISKSIVEQMGGHIGVESEEGRGSRFWFTIPAVACNVGPDDEPSVVAEAPHPVSRQDGKLPLLLVAEDTDSNFLLVSLMFRKEFDIVRAVNGEEAVRICREMNPAAILMDIKMPVMDGFEATRQIRRFDPAVPIVAVTAFAYDRDRQKALAAGANEYVAKPLSGEHIRRVLGTLLAGV; encoded by the coding sequence ATGAAAGAAAACGAGATCCTGCGGGAGATTATGCGGGATGCCAAAATCGGTTGGTGGCAAGCCGACCGTAACCGCCGCGTGTTCCATATTTCGGAAGGGCTCCGCGACCTGCTGGGAGTTTGCTCGTGCGAAGTGACCTACGAAGAGTTCGGGAAGATGATAACTCCGGCCTACCGGGAATACGCCCTCGCCTCGATCGGGGTGCGGGGCGGCGCCGAACGCCTCTATCCGCTGCAAGGGGCGGAGGGAGAGATATGGTGCTACTGGAAACTGTTGCGCGAAGAGGTCGCCGACGACGGGGGAATGCTGCTGACGGGCTATTTCCGGGTGGTCGACCCGCCGTCCGAAGTGGTGAATTCGCAGGAAAAGCAACGCATCAATGACCTGCTGTTCCGGCTGAACAGCATTTCGCAGACGCTGCTTTCGCTGCTCAAGGTCGACGACCTGGATGCCGTGGTGAACAAAATCCTGGCCGACGTGCTGACCATGTTCGATGGCGGCAGGGCCTATATCATCGAATCCGACCCCGAACACCGCTTATATAATTGCACCTACGAAGTCACGGCCGAGAACGTCACCGGGGAGCAGGAGCTGGTAAGCGGCATTTCGATGGACGAGGTGCCCTGGTGGACGCAGCGCATCGCCAACGGCCAGCCCGTAATCATCTCTTCGCTCGACGAATTGCCCGACGAGGCTTTCCGCGAGCGCGAAGTGCTGGCCATGCAGGACATCAAGTCGCTGATCGCCGTGCCGCTCCTCTCGCGGGACAAGGTCTGGGGGTATGCCGGCATCGACATCGTGAACAGGCCCCGGATATGGACGGGTGAAGATTACCAGTGGTTTTCGTCGCTGATCAACATCATCAGCCTCTGCATCGAATTGCAGCGCTCCGAGCGCGAGGCGCAGTCCGAACGCAAATACCTCCAGAGCCTCTACCACCACATGCCCCTGGGGTATGCCCAGCTGCGGGTCATCCGGGACAGGCAGGGGAAACCCGTCGACCTGCTGGTGCTGGATACCAACTACACCGCCGACAAGATCATGGGTGCCAAGCGCGAAACCTATATCGGCAGGCGTATTTCCGAACTGGGGCTGGATATGGAGCAATATCTGGAAACCTTTGCGGAGGTGCTTCGCAGCAACGGCTTTATCGAGCGCGACTCCTTTTACGAGATCTCGAAACGCTGGATACACTCCATCCTCTATACGACCCGGCCCGACGAGGTGATCAGCCTCTTTTCCGATACTACCGAAATGCGCAATGCCCACGAGGCGCTGTTCAACAGCGAAAAAATGCTGCGCAATATTTTCGACAACGTTCAGGTCGGAGTGGAACTTTATGACAAAGAGGGCTATCTGGTCGACATCAACACCAAAGACCTCGACATCTTCGGCATCGAGGCGAAGGAGGATGTGCTGGGGGTCAATTTCTTCGAGAACCCGATCGTGCCCGGGGAGATCGCCCGCAACGTGCGCAACGGGCTGGAGCAGAGTTTCAGGCTCGATTACCCCTTCGACCGGCTGGGCGGCTACTATCCCTCCCGCAAAAAGGGCAGCGTGCAGATATATACGAAGGTGACCATGCTGTACGGCATGTCCGGCGAACTGGTCAATTTCCTGGTGCTCAATATCGACAATACCGAGATCAACGAAGCCCACAACCGGCTGGAGGAGTTCGAAAGCTCCTTCTCGCTGGTGAGCCGCTTCGGCAAGGTGGGGTATGCCCGCTTCGACCTGGTGACCCGCGACGGGTATGCCGTGCCGCAATGGTACCACAACCTGGGCGAGGAGAGCGACACCCCCATGACGCAGGTGATCGGCATCTACAACCACGTCAACCCCGAAGACCGCGAGGCTGTATTCCGGGAGATCGGGCGGGTCAAGGCCAACGAGTCGAACGGCTTCACGCTCGACCTGCGGGTCGGGCTCCGCGACGGCAAGAACGGGTGGACGCGCGTCAACGTGGTGCGCAACCCGCTGAATACCGACCCCTCGAAGATCGAGATGGTATGCGTCAATTTCGATGTCACGGAACTCAAGCAGACGGAGAAGAGCCTGATCGAAGCCAAGAACAAGGCCGAGGTCAGCGACCGCCTGAAATCGGCCTTCCTGGCCAATATGAGCCACGAGATACGTACGCCGCTCAATGCCATCGTGGGGTTCTCGAACCTGCTGGCCGAAACCGACGAAATCGGCGAGCGCCGCGAGTACATGCAGGTCGTCGAGGAAAACAACGACCTGCTGCTCAAATTGATATCCGACATCCTCGACCTTTCGAAGATCGAGGCCGGGACGTTCGAATTCAATTACGGCATGGTCGACGTCAACCGCATGTGCGAGGAGGCGGTGCGTTCGCTGCGCCTCAAGGTGCAGGACAGGCCCGTCGAATTGCTTTTCGGCGACCATGAGGAGCAATGCCGCATCGTCGGGGACAAGAACCGGCTGATGCAGGTCATCACCAATTTTATCAACAATGCGGTGAAATTCACCGAGCAAGGCTCCATCACGCTGGGCTACCGCCGGGAGGCCGGGGACTTGCTGTTCTACGTCGAGGATACGGGAAAAGGCATCTCCGAAGAGCATCTGCGCACTGTTTTCGACCGTTTCGTCAAACTCAACAGCTTTGCGCAGGGCACCGGGCTGGGGCTTTCGATCTCGAAGAGCATCGTCGAGCAGATGGGCGGGCATATCGGCGTCGAGTCGGAGGAAGGCCGGGGCTCCCGCTTCTGGTTCACCATACCTGCCGTGGCATGCAATGTCGGGCCGGACGACGAACCGTCCGTTGTGGCTGAGGCTCCGCATCCCGTGTCCCGTCAGGACGGGAAACTCCCGTTGCTGCTCGTGGCCGAGGATACCGACAGCAATTTCCTGCTGGTGTCGCTGATGTTCCGCAAGGAATTCGACATCGTGCGGGCCGTCAATGGCGAAGAAGCGGTGCGGATATGCCGGGAAATGAACCCTGCGGCCATCCTGATGGACATCAAGATGCCCGTGATGGACGGGTTCGAGGCTACGCGGCAGATCCGCAGGTTCGATCCCGCCGTGCCGATCGTCGCGGTCACGGCATTCGCCTACGACCGCGACCGGCAGAAAGCCCTCGCCGCCGGAGCCAACGAATACGTCGCCAAGCCGCTGAGCGGGGAGCATATTCGCCGCGTATTGGGGACATTGCTGGCAGGGGTGTAA